Proteins from a genomic interval of Diaphorobacter sp. HDW4A:
- a CDS encoding asparaginase produces the protein MVVAKKIVLLGTGGTIAGTSAVAGANTGYTAAQIGVEDLIAAVPVLEEVAPGGLIAKQIAQVDSKDMTHDIWLKLARHCEKHLADPDVQGIVITHGTDTLEETAWFLQQVLDPRKPIVLCSAMRPATALAPDGPQNLLDSVIVAGEPTACGVLCVAAGEIHGAREVRKVHPLRLNAFSSGDAGPLGWVEGRSVRWSRNSAPECSATSNARVVQTLPEPDLWPQVEIVMSHAGVSGALVKALAAQGVDGIVVAATGNGTLHKVLEQALEAAEEEGVLVRIASRCAEGQVLGEADARWASANGLSPVKARISLILDLIDDDLAAENDD, from the coding sequence GTGGTTGTTGCAAAAAAGATCGTACTGCTGGGAACGGGCGGGACGATAGCCGGCACTTCTGCGGTCGCCGGTGCCAATACGGGTTACACCGCGGCGCAAATCGGCGTGGAGGATTTGATCGCTGCGGTGCCTGTGCTGGAGGAGGTGGCTCCTGGTGGGTTGATCGCCAAACAGATCGCTCAGGTGGATAGCAAGGACATGACGCACGATATCTGGCTCAAGCTCGCGCGTCATTGCGAAAAGCATCTCGCTGATCCGGATGTGCAGGGCATCGTAATCACGCATGGCACCGACACGCTGGAGGAAACCGCGTGGTTTCTGCAACAGGTGCTTGATCCGCGTAAGCCCATCGTGCTGTGCAGCGCGATGCGGCCCGCGACGGCGCTCGCGCCTGATGGTCCGCAGAACCTGCTGGATTCGGTGATCGTCGCGGGCGAGCCCACGGCCTGCGGCGTGTTGTGCGTGGCGGCTGGCGAGATCCACGGCGCACGCGAGGTGCGCAAGGTGCATCCGCTTCGGCTCAATGCGTTCTCGTCGGGCGATGCGGGCCCGCTCGGCTGGGTGGAGGGGCGCAGCGTGCGCTGGTCGCGCAACAGCGCGCCCGAGTGCTCGGCCACATCGAACGCGCGTGTCGTGCAGACGCTGCCCGAGCCCGATCTGTGGCCGCAGGTGGAGATCGTGATGAGCCATGCGGGCGTGAGCGGCGCGCTGGTCAAGGCGCTGGCGGCGCAGGGCGTGGACGGCATCGTCGTCGCTGCGACGGGCAATGGCACGCTTCACAAGGTGCTGGAGCAGGCGCTGGAGGCGGCCGAGGAAGAGGGGGTGCTGGTGCGAATCGCGTCGCGCTGCGCCGAGGGGCAGGTGCTGGGCGAGGCGGATGCGCGCTGGGCCAGCGCCAACGGGCTCAGCCCCGTCAAAGCCCGCATCAGCCTCATCCTCGATCTAATCGACGACGACCTCGCCGCTGAGAATGACGACTAG
- the lexA gene encoding transcriptional repressor LexA gives MSDSPKLTARQQQILDLIQNAISRTGAPPTRAEIAAELGFKSANAAEEHLQALARKGVIELVSGTSRGIRLRSDAVRNINAARGAQFGSQFNLPIPGLSQLVLPLIGRVAAGSPILAQEHIDQSYTVEGSLFARKPDYLLKVRGMSMRDAGIMDGDLLAVQATQDVRNGQIVVARIGDEVTVKRLRRSADAIELLPENPDYPVITVHPGEPFEIEGLAVGLIRNTMLM, from the coding sequence ATGTCCGACAGCCCCAAGCTCACCGCCCGTCAACAGCAGATTCTGGACCTGATCCAGAACGCCATCTCACGCACCGGCGCACCACCCACCCGGGCCGAAATCGCCGCCGAACTGGGCTTCAAGTCCGCCAACGCCGCCGAAGAACATTTGCAGGCGCTGGCCCGCAAAGGCGTGATCGAGCTCGTCAGCGGCACCTCGCGCGGCATCCGTCTGCGCTCCGATGCGGTGCGCAACATCAACGCGGCGCGCGGTGCGCAGTTCGGCTCGCAATTCAACCTGCCGATTCCGGGGCTCTCCCAGCTCGTGCTGCCGCTCATCGGCCGCGTCGCTGCGGGTTCGCCCATTCTCGCGCAAGAACACATCGATCAAAGCTATACCGTCGAAGGCAGCCTCTTCGCGCGCAAGCCCGACTATCTGCTCAAAGTGCGCGGCATGTCGATGCGCGACGCCGGCATCATGGACGGAGACCTGCTCGCCGTGCAAGCCACACAGGACGTGCGCAACGGCCAGATCGTCGTCGCCCGCATCGGTGACGAGGTCACCGTCAAGCGCCTGCGCCGCTCGGCTGACGCCATCGAGCTGCTGCCAGAGAATCCTGACTACCCAGTGATCACCGTGCACCCCGGCGAGCCCTTCGAGATCGAAGGCCTTGCCGTCGGCTTGATCCGCAACACCATGCTCATGTAG
- a CDS encoding HugZ family protein produces MPHESRLQRSLRELIEQRRTAALAVSSIEGSGDAPLISMVPFAWCAPFGCIVLHVSALAAHTRAMELHPAVSLLFSMPEVAGDGVHALERVSLQGIASTPPTESVLWAGMRAAYIARFPEAGFMTELPDFRFVCITPESGRHIAGFGSARDVSGNDFVAAMNFKPE; encoded by the coding sequence ATGCCACACGAATCCCGCCTGCAGCGCAGTCTGCGTGAGTTGATCGAACAGCGCCGCACCGCCGCACTGGCCGTCTCGTCCATCGAAGGAAGTGGCGACGCGCCCTTGATCTCCATGGTGCCGTTTGCATGGTGCGCGCCGTTCGGTTGCATCGTGCTGCATGTGAGCGCGCTCGCGGCGCACACGCGGGCTATGGAGTTGCATCCGGCCGTGTCACTGCTCTTCTCCATGCCGGAAGTCGCGGGTGACGGGGTGCATGCACTCGAGCGTGTGAGCCTGCAAGGCATCGCCTCCACGCCGCCCACGGAGAGCGTGCTTTGGGCGGGCATGCGCGCCGCCTACATCGCGCGTTTTCCTGAAGCCGGATTCATGACCGAGCTTCCCGACTTCCGCTTTGTCTGCATCACGCCCGAATCGGGCCGCCATATCGCGGGCTTTGGCTCGGCGCGCGATGTTTCGGGAAACGACTTTGTGGCAGCGATGAACTTCAAGCCCGAGTGA